aatactggggggcatcaccctcggatgttacactttcgagaaaaatacttcgtgtcaaagggtctcgatagagaaactttgtaatgggccaaacggtcgaatgaaccatGTCCGTATAGATTAATCAAGCCtcgatggcaaaacatgtactcatgtataaattatacaaagaagcattctttctatGTCAAACATCTTGtttctcaaagaaaattttctactacACAAGCTCCATACTTaagattttgtgagaaatggctcaagggccaagtgcaaatatacctcgtacactcggggactgccatcgacgatcgacatattcgagtaatctaaactcaaattcataagacctcaaagaggcacccctcgatctataggccaaaGACATCACTCTTGGAGACtaacacttcgaacaagttcgaagtgttattgggaaataagccaaAGAGGCATACCCAAAGGATAAGGCCAAATTAaggcggctcggagacgtccgaatccctcaataaaaataggccttcgaattctttgaaaaatcgattaaaaaaggctaccctcggcaagtaatcaaaagggcttcgatgaaacagccctcgaaaaaccttaagaggtatcaaattatcttaacacaaacaTTCTAAGGTACAAAAagcaaaggggtttcaatcgacatcgaaccctcaaaaacccaatgggtaaagaatacatgttaaggcataaagaaattttttactaagtcttctaagacgaaaaagggaaaaaatagccatcttttagaggccatatcggcccaatctaaagagcctaagggctaATACACATAGATttcgagattttgttctcactcaattcggacctaagggttccactattccgagctcaaataaaactatcttgaatatagctcgaggattcatcattatttgatataaaaccttaatGGGTCTGTTAGTGTGAGTTCGAAAATTACTCAAACTCGGCTATGAAAATAGTACAATTATGGCTTCGATCAAGTCATCCAAAATCAAAATCCCGAACAtattgttgaactcggggactcGCCCTCGCTTAACTAAAAAATCTAAGGGTTTGTTATACTATGAGTTCGAGCTAttgctcactcgattatagaggctacaacaacccgattgcaacaaagttttcacaaggAAAAGGCAAAACAAAATTTACCATAAATCTGAAATCAGACACGAAACtgaaagaaaaggaatctttcatatatgcaaagtatttacaaagaccacacAAGGTCTTACacaagaaaaggagaaaataTCCTAAGTGCTAGTCTGCCTCGGGAGCCGCATCTtcgggagcttcatcttcatctcctccGTTCTCGGATCCACTCGCTGAGTCTTCATCATCGAAAAGCAAAGCTCCGGCCCCGTCCTCCAAAACCTTCGCATTGTCGATATCAGTCGTGAGGTAGAAGCCACGAGTATGTACCTCCCCAAGAGTCTCTCTCCGAGACTGGCGGCTAGCATGCTCAGCAATATGGGACAATCTAACCTCAGCAGAGTCTGAAATTTCCTTTGCCCGAGTGTTAGCGGCTTCAGTGTCGATTCGGTAGGAGGCCACGAGCGCCTCTTCCTCggatgtggcccttgcaagctcagCGGCCAACCGAGTCTCGAGCTCTTCAACCTTCTTGGCTCGAGCCAAGTTCTCCTCCTTCACACTTTAGAGTTGATGCATAACCAAAGACAGTTGGGCCAGAACCACATCTTTCTCCGAGGTGAGACGGTCCATGTTCTGAttccaccccaaagtctctgcctctttcatcttggcctcctcacgaagctgctcAACCAATTTGGCCTTCTGTTGAACCTGCAGGATCAAAGTGTTAGTcgccaatatcaagttaatacataacaagctcccaaaaatttacattacccATTCAATGAGCTCGGTCTGATCTTGATGAGCTCTTGTCAGCTCGGCTCAAATACTCATGATCTCTTCTTCtttttgcacatagaggagtttgagggcgtCTCTCTCCTCCATAAGCTTTTTGAGATCAGCCTTACTTCGGGCCAGCTCAGCTCGGTATTTGGAGGATGCTTCTCGATGGAGCACCGTAGCTTGTACAGAAAGGAAggaaatcagacttagagaaataagaacaaacgcaaGCAAGGTAACATGggctaaaactcacttggttcagaagccGCTGAGCCTTATCAAAAATGCGTGATGTGTCCAGGTTGGGAACACATCGACCCTCGCAAAGCAGCCGCAAAATATATCATCCCCTTCGGGGGCGTCCCCACATCGGGGGTCCTTATGGACCGGGCATCCCGAAACTGCCCCTCAGAGACCGTGGGGCCGGGCggcaaatcatcaatgttaaTTGCCCCGAGCGAttcacttggggcattctcttctctttgaagggcctcaAAACTAGACCCTTCGGGCACACCCACCAGTTGCTTTTCACAGCATGAGGCATAATCAACACCCGATGACTTAGGGACTCTGCTCGGACCTTCCTCCGAGATCACCTCGGTCTGCGGCTGAACTTCCTCGACCGTCACTGGCTCAGCAGTTCTCGAAGCTTCGATGCCTTCCCTCTTCCGAGCCACCAGCAGGCAGTCGacatcttcttcttcctcatcttTATCTCGTAGCGTTTTGACTACATCGACAGACAGAACGGCGGGATCAGTCTTCGACTTTCAAGCCCTGATTTTCCTGGGCTTTGGGGTATCTGGAGGCgaggcccttctccttttcttgtctttggtcgGCTTCAGGACCTCCTCTTCCCCGGGGGGAGGTGGCCTCATGACGACATTATCTCCAAGACATGTgtgagaagaaatcaagttaaaaagaagtatttcacaGGAAAGCATCAAACACAGACagggaacttaccatgatttttggcatCCCATCAACCCTTGGCCAAATCGCGCCACAAGTGCTCAGCATATGAAGAGGTTGAAACCAGTTGTCAaacccaacctgcaaggtccgGGACTGCACCAGGAAACTAGGGGGAAGCTGCACCgtaaagaagaatatagatgagaagaggtaaaggaaacataacaagtaatcaaacgtTATCGGTGAGGTTCTACTTATGCTTCATGTcccattcttcggggaatggcatcttctcggcggggattaagtcggaggtcctgactcggacaaaccggcccatccatcctcggtccttgtcctcatctatgctcgagaacagcaccttcgtggcccggcgctgaagccttatcagtccACCCCGACAAAGATGGGGgctgtatagcctaatgagatgatcgagggtgaaagactttccctcgaccttgctcgagaagaatttgagcaaaatgacaatgcgccaaaaagaggggtagatctAGCCTGGGGTTACCCAGTATTGGcggcagaagtcgattatgacagtatcgacggaacccagtgtgaaagggcaagtatacacacttaagaaccctttcacgtgagtggtgatgtcctcctcgggggtaggaattatcacctctttattctcccagttGAGGTCTTTTTTCACCTGCTCGAGATTGCCTTTGGATATCGAACAgatgtatctagacatgggctcgcatcaaccaggaaccgaagagggtttttTGACTTTAAAGTCGAAAGTAAGTTCACATAGCccggggatgcactcttcgagatgtggctccaccggtgttttgtcaccgGCCGACCGCGATGAGGAGGCCTTTTCTTCTTGAGGAATGGTCTTTGATGTTTGtgccattgctatatgaggtttaaggaagaagaagacggaatttgtgttttaataagagattggcaaacggaaaccggcaaagttgatgaacttgaagagaatagaagagcttttgaagattagaagaagtttgaaagtaaagtttgagaagATTATGTAGGTGttctatttataatagccactttgatgGTTTGAAAGCACTAATGGATGACCATCAACTggcgttaattaatgaccttgggaactATGCAGACGCGACGCTTCAATCGCTTCTGTCGCTTACGTTACGATGTTGACgtcataattgatcgaggtattaaatcgaagtctcgaattcgtttcttctcgttacactccaaaaaacgaggggactatatgtATGCGGTTGAAATCGGGCATACTCGATTTCGTTGGCAAgggagttgcctcgagggtaacctcataatagatcgagctcgagctcgaagatagaacatcaagcctggagatcgaagtgttcattgagatcgaggcagcaacaatcgagatcaagcatgattgacttcgagtaaggcgtaataacggaatggcgagatatcagtaactgGTCGAAGACCACGGCGAAAAttccggaacagatcaaatcaaagcggttattagtgccaatcatgggatctacttccgttattagagttgtaccttatttaggattcctctattatataaaaaGGGATCTCATTCACTTGTAGGGGGACAatcattattcactgataagaatatacacatatgttgcttttttttgttttacttactgttcatcgcTCTTTGTTCTATCctattcttattaactaacctcgagactatctcgaatcgaggtcgagacATTGTTTGCAGAtcgatttgatttattttattgtccaatttatctatttaattcattGTTCATCAATTGgtactggtttaaatcacatatccttaaaaccacaatataagtttaattgttactcaatttttagggtatatatatatatatatatatatatatatatatatatatatatatatatatagaagcaACATGATAACATACAAAAAGGATTTTTACGTTGAACTTAGCAAAAGGATATTTTGGATTACGTAGCCACTGGGCACATCTAACTATATGAAGCTTAGATGTGGATCTGAGAAAAGTTTTGACCCATAGTTGGGTTTGCACTATATAGCTAGAGGTCAAGGATCAGTCAAGGTTTTGCTGCTGCATGACCTCTTAATTAAGCTAAAAGAACTGAAACTAGCAAGCTCTGCCAGCCAGCTAACGGTACTAGCATTGGAGGCCGACTAAATCTACAGTCGCGTTGAAATTTCCCATATTGGGATAAACCGCTCTTTAAGAACTGTGGCTCCAAAGGCTTGAACCCGAAATCATCTGATAATCTTACCTTAAAGCATTCACGGAACTGACATTCAATATTTGAAATGTTTGGGCTGTTGTCTATATATACACACAATATAAGAATAGTAACAATCACTAGACAAAATTAAAGCTTAGCATTATCGGTGAAAATATTAATGTGAACAAAGACAATCGAAAGCCTGGTTGGCGAATGACGTAAATTAATATAATATGAGCAATCACTTATAATTAGCAGGACAAATTACCAGTGTAATTATTCGCGAAATGCAAATTATAGTTGGCTTTTCTTACCATAATCGTATTTGGGACATGAAAATAGTATTGGTATTGCTATTTTTAAGGGTAGATTGTACAAATGATATTTTTGTGCAAGTCAATGTACAACATGCACGGCCATAGATTATCAACGTTTTTTAGGGTATTTGTTGTTGTGTCTTGTTTTTTTGCCaatcatttatttttctttgattaaATGAATTAATATGGAAGTGTCAACTATGTTTTGCCCCTTGCAGCCTCCTCCAGTAATAACGGTTGTCTTGAACGTTCAAATGCATTGTGATGCTTGTGCTCAAGCTTTGCGAAAACGGATCCGCAAAATTAAAGGTATTTTaatccaaaatattttaaatattttaaattatattttactGTTTTCACAAGTTACATTATTAATCCAAAATGGTTCAGGAGTTGGTTTTATAACCTAGGCACAGTATCAGGTTAATTGCTATTCTGAAAATGCGATATTGCAGGGGTAGAATCTGTTACGACAGACCTTGTAAAAAATCAAGTAGTCGTAAAAGGTGTCATTGACTCAGAAAAGATAGCTAATGATGTTTATAAGAGAACTGGAAAACAAGTTTCAATTGTAAAGAATGAAGAGAAAAAGGAAGAAGctgagaagaaagaagaagagaaaaaagataaagaagaaaagaaacaagGTGAAGCTGAGGAAAGCAAAGGAGAAGATGATCTACTAGAAAATGGACCTATAGCAACGGTATTTGTCGCAACGGTTATATAAGACCAACCCGCAAGCAAACCGTTACAAGAGTGAAATAATCGTTGCCATAGGGCATTCTATTGCAACAGTTGTTTTAACCGTAACGATAGGATTACCTGTGGCTACGGTTCTTTGCAAAATAGGCCTATGGAGACGGTTCAGTTTCCCTCCTAACTTTAcccacttttatttttattttcgttttttccCTCCTCCTTATTTCACTAAACCCTAGACTTTGTTTTTAATTTCTAATAGCAAAAGAAATTGAAGAACTCTTTCTATCTCCAGACCCCATCGAAAATACTCTCTGGACATATCAAAGAATACTCCCCCCTAGATCCAACTTCCAAGCAAATCTGAAGATACCCAATCCCTAGCCGCCGGAGAAGGAGAAGTCTCTTAATTTTTCTTTAGCTGCAAAGGTAATATTGATAGTAATGTCCAAAGAGTCTTAATTGTTTTCTGCAGATTTACGGTGAGATACACTGATTTCCTTTATgtttttgataaaattagtaggTGAAGAGATTTTGGTAGTAGTAGGGGGTGGAGAAGCTGCAATTTCGGTGCGAAAAGCGCACAGACTTTGTCTCCTCATCGTAAAGGTATCATTGAAAAGGCCAATTTTTTATCAAAGGTTAGTACCGTTGTCCTCTTTTCTAAATAGTACCACTAGaaaatttcttcatttttcatttaaTAAATGCATTGAAATGGTTTGGATCCAAATAAATTTGAATGATTTACTGTagttttattttggatttttttgtggGTTTCTTCTTGTTTGTTCAATTTTATGCCTCTAAATAGTAATAAAATTGTTGGGTTAGTATCTAATTTATGGATATTCCCATGTGGTAAAAGGATTTTGGATGCCTAATTACTGTTCAGATTTTTTAATGGCTGAGATGTATTGTTAAAAAGGACCATTTCTGCATTCTACTCATGTTGAGATGTATGAATTTTTTCCTCCAGGAAATCTTAATATAAAGTGTATGGACTTCAGCTAGAAATATATAGTCTAAACTGCATACAGAGAATCAAGAAGAGTGTCAGCGGGAAAAGGAGGAAGGGTGGATTTCATTATCATCTCAAAAGATTATCTTAAGTACCTTTCCAAAGAAAGATTGATAAGTACCAAAAGATCCTAGCTCTAGAATCAGGGAATTGTGTACACTTAACTGAAGAGCTATGCATTTGGAAATACAGACAATACGAATCAAGTTGGAAGAACAGTTTATGACACATGGTGATAGAGCAAAGTAATTAAAAGATAGTTATTTGCTATAAACAATTATGCTTTTTCCATCTCCATTTCTCTTCCAAGTTTTGCAAAATTTTAAACGAGTCTATAGACATCTCCATTTCTCTTCCAAGTTACTTGCATAATCCTTTGTTGTCTTAATTTTCCAGAAATTTGATCTTCAAATCTCTGACCAGTAATGTGCCTGTTGAACTTTGTTCCTTCCCTTGTCATAGAACAAGCCCAATGTCCTCAAATAGAACCACAACAATCTTGAGCTGCAGCTCTCAAAAGTTGCCTATGTAATAATAGGAACAAGAACAAGACCACAAATAACATATGATTGGCTTTGGTTTTCCTtatcaaaaaaaattaaatgaggAAGAAAATATTGTTTGATGGTTAAGGTGAAGAGAAAAGAATAGCATATTCTTTTCTTTACTTCTTTGTGCTTACTGAATACATAAACAACTAGAAgcgttttttttctttttttttcttttttccttaaaTAAGCATTGATTTAATTTTGTGGCATAGTAAAATATTTGGCTACTATGATGCAAAATATGCTGAACTAAAGTAAgttttgatatgttatatatatcTTGTTTTTTGGTTCTTTCACGTTTATCGGGTTAGATCTTATTATACAATATTAGTTGATTCTATACCATTTGGAAGCACAATGTAACAATAAACTATAAACTGAAATTTACCATAAATACAGGTCATTATGAGATTGAAAAATTTACATATTGTTTTATaaaacaaaaattataaatttcaGATTGTGGATGAAAGATAGAAAAAGATAAGTAGTAAAAGGATTTTAATTTAACCACTGAAATTAAAGGAACTAAGATTTAGATTATTGTACAATATCTTTTACTAATATTTTATGTGTTAAGTTATTAACTTTTTGTTTATTTTAAACAATATAAAGATGCCTTAAGCTTGTAATACCCCAATTGGTATATGTAATGTAGGTGAGCTATAGATTCCAGTCACTACAGATGTTTCTGGATCCTTTTGTTGCATATTTTGAATTTGAAGTTTTATTAAAATAAATGTCGAGCTCCAAATACTTCAAAAGCTAGAATAAGGTCTTTAAGTCCAAAATTTTTGTTGAGGGATTATAATATACTAATTGCCTTTTAACTCTAAACCGAAGGGATTTCCTGGTTCTTATAGTCTTCAACAATCTTATAATTTGACACTTGACTGAGTAAAAAATTTGAGTATATGCATCATATGTATTGTGATAGAAATATCCACATATTAAGACTTTTGAAATAAGAATTTACTTGGACATCACATGTATTGTGCTCAGTCGACGGTTCAGACAAATATATTAAAAGCTAGAGTAAAACTTAAATGAAGGTAGTTGTTAAAGAAGTATGTCTCTGAGTCTTCAAATCAGAGATATAGTAGTACACCACCTTTGTACTAATATGCTATAGTAGTACAATACCTTTATGTTATTGTCTTTGGCAAACAGTGATTGTAAAAGACCTTGCGTACAATAAGTATCATTGAAGCCTGCATAATTTTATGGTTGTCTTGCTGATGCCTTGCCGGCACTTTGTCGTTTTATGGGAGTTTTGGTTGTGTTTTGGAGCTGTTGCGGGGTCGATCCTAGATGGGGTTCACGCTGG
This sequence is a window from Nicotiana tomentosiformis chromosome 5, ASM39032v3, whole genome shotgun sequence. Protein-coding genes within it:
- the LOC104120173 gene encoding heavy metal-associated isoprenylated plant protein 7-like yields the protein MHCDACAQALRKRIRKIKGVESVTTDLVKNQVVVKGVIDSEKIANDVYKRTGKQVSIVKNEEKKEEAEKKEEEKKDKEEKKQGEAEESKGEDDLLENGPIATVFVATVI